From Meiothermus sp., a single genomic window includes:
- a CDS encoding HAD family hydrolase: MLEYIAFDADDTLWHSEAHFGEAQAQFRLLMQQYLNGSYEDRYLQETEQRNIQHYGYGVKGFGLSMIETALELTQGRISPEHIRFLVNLTKELLAAPVRVLPEVEAVLDELSGDYPLMVITKGDLLDQETRFLRSGLSEYFRCLEVVSEKNPFTYSRILRRHRIRPERFLMVGNSLRSDIWPVLEIGGQAVYIPAPGAQEPLPMDDSTPGQYVRLGSIGQLPEWLEARLLAA; this comes from the coding sequence ATGCTCGAGTATATCGCCTTTGATGCCGACGACACCCTGTGGCATAGCGAGGCCCATTTTGGCGAGGCCCAGGCCCAGTTCAGGCTGCTGATGCAGCAATATCTGAACGGTTCATACGAGGATCGGTACCTTCAGGAGACCGAACAGCGCAATATTCAGCACTACGGCTATGGGGTCAAGGGCTTTGGTCTTTCCATGATCGAGACCGCCCTCGAGCTCACTCAAGGGCGCATCTCGCCCGAACACATCCGGTTTTTGGTCAACCTCACCAAGGAACTGCTGGCCGCCCCGGTACGGGTGCTGCCGGAGGTCGAGGCCGTCCTGGACGAGCTATCGGGCGACTATCCCTTGATGGTAATTACCAAGGGCGACTTGCTCGACCAGGAAACCAGGTTTTTGCGCTCGGGCCTGAGCGAGTATTTCCGTTGCCTCGAGGTGGTGAGCGAAAAAAACCCCTTTACCTATAGCCGCATCCTGCGACGGCACCGCATCCGCCCGGAGCGCTTTTTGATGGTGGGCAACAGCCTGCGCTCGGATATTTGGCCGGTGCTGGAAATAGGGGGGCAGGCGGTTTATATTCCCGCGCCGGGGGCACAAGAGCCCTTGCCAATGGACGATTCCACGCCGGGACAGTACGTAAGGCTGGGATCCATCGGTCAGTTGCCGGAGTGGCTGGAAGCCCGGCTACTGGCTGCATAA
- a CDS encoding histidinol-phosphatase: MYDSHLHTPLCKHAVGEPAEYVRAARKAGLLGVVMTDHSPMPAWFDPEVRMELEELPFYHAMLEKVRSEAGDFYVGIGLEADFHPGTEYFVRRLRGQYDYDYLIGSVHYIGAWPFDNPHYQSEFEERDLREVYRTYFKLVAEAARTGLFHAIGHLDLPKVMGFRPPEGYADLAEEALQVIAGEGLALDVNTAGWRKKAAEIYPSPELLARAAQLQIPVVLGSDAHRPEDVAHRFDEAVVLLRSVGYREAVVYRAGKPEAYALADTPSP, encoded by the coding sequence GTGTACGACAGCCACCTGCATACCCCCCTTTGCAAGCATGCGGTGGGCGAGCCTGCCGAGTATGTGCGGGCCGCCCGGAAGGCGGGCCTGCTGGGCGTGGTCATGACCGACCACAGTCCCATGCCGGCCTGGTTCGACCCCGAGGTGCGTATGGAGCTCGAGGAGCTGCCTTTTTACCACGCCATGCTGGAAAAGGTGCGCTCGGAGGCGGGCGATTTTTATGTGGGGATTGGCCTCGAGGCCGACTTTCACCCCGGCACCGAGTACTTTGTGCGGCGGCTGCGCGGGCAGTACGACTACGACTACCTCATCGGCTCGGTGCACTACATCGGGGCCTGGCCCTTCGATAACCCCCACTACCAGTCCGAGTTCGAGGAGCGCGACCTGCGCGAGGTCTATCGCACCTACTTCAAGCTGGTGGCCGAGGCTGCCCGCACCGGCTTGTTTCACGCCATTGGGCACCTGGATTTACCCAAGGTGATGGGCTTCCGGCCCCCCGAGGGCTACGCCGACCTGGCCGAGGAGGCCTTGCAGGTGATCGCCGGGGAGGGGCTGGCCCTCGACGTAAACACCGCCGGGTGGCGCAAAAAGGCCGCCGAGATTTACCCCAGCCCCGAACTGCTGGCCCGGGCTGCACAGCTGCAAATCCCGGTGGTGCTGGGCTCCGATGCCCACCGCCCAGAGGATGTGGCCCACCGCTTCGACGAGGCCGTGGTGCTGCTACGCTCGGTAGGCTACCGCGAAGCCGTAGTGTACAGGGCCGGAAAGCCGGAGGCCTATGCGCTGGCCGATACCCCTAGCCCATAG